A region of the Lycium barbarum isolate Lr01 chromosome 1, ASM1917538v2, whole genome shotgun sequence genome:
GCAGCTTCAGAAACAGCTACGAGATGCTCAAGCTCACTTTCCGCGCCTTCGTCCTCATTTGGTGGAGGTACTACCCATTTTTGGCAGATAGTCACTTGAATTTGATCTGGCAGAGTTAGTGTTGAAGCTAGAGCAGCTAAAGCATCGGCTTTCTTATTTTCCCTCCTAAGAACATGCTGAAGAGCCACATCACCAAGCTATCCTATCAATTTCTGAGCATAACCATGATAAGGGAGTAATTCAGGCTTCTTGACTTCGTAGCTTCCCAAGAGTTGATTGATCACCAACTGAGAGTCACCAAAGACTTGCAACTGCAACTGCTTCATGTCGACGGCCATTTCAAGTCCAAGTATTAGTGCTTGATATTCAACGACATTGTTGGAGCAACGTTGTGTCAAAGTAAAGGAGTATGGTAGAACTTCTCCCTGTGGAGTAACAAACACCACACCAGCACCAGCTCCATCACGATGTGCAGCACCATCAAAGTACATTTTCCACGGAGGTTGAATTTCAACGACCATTGCATCTTCGTCGGGAAGTTCATCGGTTAGCTCCCAGTCATCAGGTATCGGGTGATCTGCTAGGAAGTCTGCCAATGCATGTCCTTTTACAGCCTTTTGAGGGATGTATGTAATTTCAAGTTGTTGAAACTGGAGGTACCACCTTGCTAGTCGATCACTGAGGACTGGTTTTGACATCACAAACTTGATGGGATTTGCTCTGGAAATGAGGTTAACACtatgagcttgaaagtagtgcTTCAGCTTTTGAATCGAGAAGACTAGTGCCAAACACAACTTTTCAATTGGCGTGTAATTCAGCTCATTAGGTGTCATCATTCTGCTCAAGTAGTAAAGAGAATTTTCTTTCCCTTCGCTATTCTCTTGGGCCAACAACGCTCCAACTGACCTTTCTTGTGCTGAAATGTACAGTATCAATGGTTTTCCAGGTACAGGGGCTACTAGAACTGGAGGCTTCATTAAATATGACTTGATATTCTCGAAGACATTAGTACATGCTTCGTCCCACTTGAAAGGGGCGCccttcttcatgagacgactgaatggttggcacctcccagctaaattcgaaatgaatctcctaatataagctagcttcccttgcagactttttaactcatgaatatttcgaggctcgggcattttcaaaatcgcatcaactttggcttgatcaatttcgattcctcgatgtcgaacaatgaaaccaaggaattttccagaagtaactccaaaggcacatttcaatggattcattcgaagttgatatctccgaagtcgctcgaacaccattctcaggtctggcaagtggtcgctcctctttcttgattttaccaccaagtcatccacataacattcaacatttttgtggagaaaatcatcaaagatattctgcatagccctttgatatgtggcaccagcattttttaaaccaaaaggcatcactttgtaacaataaatacccttgggtgtacgaaatgcagtaagctcttcatcttttggtGCCATGCGAATTTGGTTATAGCCGGATGAACCATCCATGAAAGACATCGCCTCGTAACCAGTGGTAGCATCAATCATCAATTCTAGGATGGGAAGCGGGAAATCATCTTTAGGGCATGCGTTGTTAAGATCCCTGAAGTCAACACAAACTCGAATTTGGCCAGTCTTCTTTTTTACGGGAACGATACTCGAAATCCATGTAGGATATTTAACTTCACGAATAAATCCAGCTTCAATGAGTTTGTTGACTTCATTTTCGATTGAAGGAACCAAATCTGGTCTGAAATACCTTTGGGCCTGCTTAACAGGACGGGCACCATTCTTGACCGCCAGATGATGGACTGCTACTTTGGGATCTAATCCAGGCATATCTTTATAACTCCAAGCAAAAACATCCCTATATTCTTTGAGTATTTCCATGTAAGTGTCTTCCTCATCACCTGTTAGAAAAGCACTTAGGTAGGTGGGCCTTGGGTCTTCATCAGTACCAAGATTAACTTCTTTCAAAGAGTCTACTGTGGTCTTCACCCcttcttcaagttctggaggaGCATCTCTGGCATCTTCATCCTCTCGAGGATCTCCATCATTGAAAGATATGTGGTAACACGAGGAGATGTCCTCCAACTTCTCGGCAACCTCTATCTGAAATGAAGTATCTTGATCACTTTGTGCAGTAATATGATATGAAGAATCTACACTCTCCTCATCTTCGTCACGCTCCTTGGTATACACTACAGTGTGAGACTTTTCTTTTAGCACCTTTCCACATGAAACCACAAGCTTTGTTTGTCGTCTCATTCTAGAAGGAATCAAACTCTGTATATCCCTCTGGGTTCCAGGCAAAGCAAGCGCTTTCACGCTTTGATAATCTCTGTGGAACttgttcttccttttcttcttcagttTTAACGGCCCTAATCTCTCAAAAACAGAAGCTTTTGTGGCCAACTTTCCAAGACGATCAAACACTGAAGGCCTTTTGTTGGAAGCAACAGACTCATCTTCCACAGTGACATAGTTGATACTTGCCCTTCTTATGGATATGCGAACTGGCAGAGGTTGTTTGTATCCCAAACCTTCACGTGATTGCATCATGATAGCTCCTGATGGAAGTTTCCCTAACTTTGACGGCTCATTAGGGTTGTACCCAGCCTTGACaaataacttgtaagcatttggatcaaAGCCTTCATTTGTACATTTTGTAGGGAGTGCCATATTTTGTGGCGGATTCCGAGCCAGGAAGTCTCCAAGTAACTTTGAGGACAAATTTATCGTATCAATTCGTCTGATGGGAGGAGTTAGCCCTCCTAGCGTATTTTCTTGAGCTTCAGATGGTTGAccttcctttttcttcaactttggGACATAGAGAGCACGGGGGttgtcttcttctttttcaaaGACACGATGTTCCCTTTATTGGGACTAGAGTGCGACACCTCAGCACCAACTTCAACTTTTCCAATAGTCTCATCAGCTCTTTCAGTTGCAATCTTATCACTCTTGGTCGTTGCGATGTCATCGACTTTTACTTCTCTCACCATGTAGTTCTTCAAGTAGAACTTCGCATCGACGAAGTGTGACTCTGCTTCAGTAAATGGCTTATCATCAGCAACTATCTTCTTTTCGACCCTGCCTTCAAGATACTTCAAACACTGATAGTAGGAGGATGGGACAACTTTGTTCTCGTGTATCCATGGCCTGCCAAGCAACATATTATACGAAGTCTTCGCGTCGATGACATGCATCCATGCACTTGATCGCAAATCTTCGATGGTGATATCTACTTTGACAGCACCTATGGCTCGTTGCCCCCCTTGATTGAACCATTGTATCATCAAGCGGCTTTCAGAAAGTTCTTCAGTTGTAATGCCAAGTTCCTTCATTGTACGAATAGGAAGAATGTTAACTTCAGATCCATCATCTATCAATATTCTGTTTATCCTCTTCTCGAGGGCATAACCCACCATATACAATGGGCGATTATATAGTGTTTCACCAAGTAGAAGATCGCCATCTGTGAATGTGATTCTTGTATCACATGTGTGTACCTCTTTCGAAGAAGATTCAACAGGCTTTTCAGATGATGACAGAGACAATGTTGATAGGTTTTCATCATTTGCTTCCTCTTTATCAGTATTGAAGCATGATGCCTCAATGTTGTCTCGAGCAGTCTTATTGTGGAACCAGCTTGGTAGGAATTCCCCCAAAGTCACAGG
Encoded here:
- the LOC132613699 gene encoding uncharacterized protein LOC132613699 is translated as MALPTKCTNEGFDPNAYKLFVKAGYNPNEPSKLGKLPSGAIMMQSREGLGYKQPLPVRISIRRASINYVTVEDESVASNKRPSVFDRLGKLATKASVFERLGPLKLKKKRKNKFHRDYQSVKALALPGTQRDIQSLIPSRMRRQTKLVVSCGKVLKEKSHTVVYTKERDEDEESVDSSYHITAQSDQDTSFQIEVAEKLEDISSCYHISFNDGDPREDEDARDAPPELEEGVKTTVDSLKEVNLGTDEDPRPTYLSAFLTGDEEDTYMEILKEYRDVFAWSYKDMPGLDPKVAVHHLAVKNGARPVKQAQRYFRPDLVPSIENEVNKLIEAGFIREVKYPTWISSIVPVKKKTGQIRVCVDFRDLNNACPKDDFPLPILELMIDATTGYEAMSFMDGSSGYNQIRMAPKDEELTAFRTPKGIYCYKVMPFGLKNAGATYQRAMQNIFDDFLHKNVECYVDDLVVKSRKRSDHLPDLRMVFERLRRYQLRMNPLKCAFGVTSGKFLGFIVRHRGIEIDQAKVDAILKMPEPRNIHELKSLQGKLAYIRRFISNLAGRCQPFSRLMKKGAPFKWDEACTNVFENIKSYLMKPPVLVAPVPGKPLILYISAQERSVGALLAQENSEGKENSLYYLSRMMTPNELNYTPIEKLCLALVFSIQKLKHYFQAHSVNLISRANPIKFVMSKPVLSDRLARWYLQFQQLEITYIPQKAVKGHALADFLADHPIPDDWELTDELPDEDAMVVEIQPPWKMYFDGAAHRDGAGAGVVFVTPQGEVLPYSFTLTQRCSNNVVEYQALILGLEMAVDMKQLQLQVFGDSQLHVLRRENKKADALAALASTLTLPDQIQVTICQKWVVPPPNEDEGAESELEHLVAVSEAANEDWRQPIIDYLNYGILPEDSKRRTEIHRRAPRFLYYKDTLYRRSFEGILLRCLGEDEAVQALQEAHSGVCGSHQFGPKLHFHIKRMGHYWPTMVKDCLDYA